In Nicotiana tabacum cultivar K326 chromosome 21, ASM71507v2, whole genome shotgun sequence, one DNA window encodes the following:
- the LOC107812018 gene encoding uncharacterized protein LOC107812018, which yields MATSNFTLLLLTFSLLAVSAAARPCKTLFFITSTSYYHIPTTTNSQNPNPNFLLPNPSISPQFLTFSFSSISFRDGSSKFGLNRPSIFLRRSDPMLIRGPDPIFYDRDDAVEQVEEELESGSSPSMMIPVEFYSSVTSSVRDRSKDIMRFVGALLFGVGCGALTFATMYLIWSLFWPNRFDFEDSEDDSGDDVSPKKMGYIAIPTKVVDDELKKAAAPAKEVV from the coding sequence ATGGCGACCTCGAATTTCACTCTTCTACTTCTTACTTTTTCTCTCCTTGCCGTCTCCGCCGCCGCTAGACCATGCAAAACCCTATTCTTCATCACTTCCACTTCCTATTATCACATCCCCACAACCACCAATTCTCAAAACCCTAACCCTAATTTCCTCCTCCCTAACCCCTCTATTTCTCCCCAATTCCTAACTTTCTCCTTCAGCTCCATCAGTTTCCGTGACGGCAGTTCAAAATTCGGACTCAATAGACCCTCAATTTTCCTCCGGAGATCCGACCCGATGCTAATCCGTGGACCCGACCCGATCTTCTACGATAGGGACGACGCCGTAGAACAGGTGGAAGAAGAATTGGAGAGTGGATCTTCGCCGTCGATGATGATTCCGGTGGAATTTTACTCGTCGGTGACGAGCTCCGTTCGTGATCGCTCAAAGGATATCATGAGATTCGTCGGAGCTTTGCTTTTTGGCGTAGGCTGCGGCGCGTTGACCTTTGCGACGATGTACTTGATCTGGTCCCTTTTCTGGCCCAATCGCTTTGATTTTGAGGATTCCGAGGATGACAGTGGTGATGACGTTAGTCCTAAGAAGATGGGATACATAGCGATTCCGACTAAGGTTGTGGATGATGAGTTGAAGAAAGCTGCTGCTCCGGCTaaagaagtagtataa